From the Euphorbia lathyris chromosome 6, ddEupLath1.1, whole genome shotgun sequence genome, one window contains:
- the LOC136233843 gene encoding sugar carrier protein C-like, with amino-acid sequence MPAVGISVGNGKEYPGNLTPFVLVTCIVAAMGGLIFGYDIGISGGVTSMDPFLQKFFPSVFRQKNDDTTTNKYCQYDSQTLTMFTSSLYLAALLSSLVASTVTRKFGRKLSMLFGGILFFAGALLNGLAQKVWMLIVGRILLGFGIGFANQAVPLYLSEMAPYKYRGSLNIGFQLSITTGILIANILNYFFAKIDGGWGWRLSLGGAMVPALIITVGSLVLPDTANSMIERGDHEKAKTQLRRVRGVNDVDEEFNDLVMASEESMKVEHPWRNLLQRKYRPHLTMAIAIPFFQQLTGINVIMFYAPVLFDTIGFGSKAALMSAVITGVVNVVATMVSIYGVDKWGRRRLFLEGGVQMFICQIIVAACIGAKFGVDGTAGDLPRWYAIVVVLFICAYVAGFAWSWGPLGWLVPSEIFPLEIRSAAQSVNVSVNMFFTFIVAQIFLTMLCHLKFGLFLVFAFFVCVMSVFVFFFLPETKGIPIEEMGQVWRCHWFWSRFVEDEAEYANRKIEMGKAGR; translated from the exons ATGCCTGCCGTCGGAATTTCCGTCGGCAATGGGAAGGAATATCCGGGGAATCTAACACCATTTGTGCTTGTAACATGCATCGTCGCAGCCATGGGCGGTCTGATTTTCGGTTACGACATCGGAATTTCAG gtgGAGTTACATCCATGGATCCATTCTTGCAGAAGTTTTTTCCGTCGGTGTTCCGTCAGAAAAACGACGATACAACGACGAATAAGTACTGTCAATACGACAGCCAAACACTGACGATGTTCACTTCATCACTTTACTTGGCTGCTTTGTTATCTTCTCTTGTCGCTTCGACAGTAACCCGAAAATTTGGGAGGAAACTTTCCATGCTTTTCGGAGGTATTCTCTTCTTCGCCGGAGCACTTCTTAATGGCTTAGCTCAAAAAGTCTGGATGTTGATTGTCGGAAGAATTTTGCTCGGTTTCGGTATCGGTTTCGCTAACCAG GCAGTGCCGCTCTACCTATCTGAAATGGCACCATACAAATACAGAGGTTCCCTAAACATTGGTTTCCAATTATCAATCACAACCGGAATCTTAATAGCAAACATTCTAAACTATTTCTTCGCCAAAATCGACGGCGGATGGGGATGGAGATTGAGTCTAGGAGGAGCAATGGTCCCTGCTCTAATAATCACTGTCGGATCATTAGTCCTTCCGGACACAGCAAACTCAATGATCGAACGCGGTGATCATGAAAAAGCCAAAACCCAATTGAGAAGAGTTCGTGGAGTTAACGATGTTGATGAAGAATTTAATGATCTAGTTATGGCTAGCGAAGAATCTATGAAAGTAGAACATCCTTGGAGGAACTTATTGCAGAGAAAATACAGACCTCATTTAACAATGGCTATTGCTATTCCATTTTTTCAACAACTGACCGGGATTAATGTGATTATGTTCTATGCTCCTGTTTTGTTTGATACAATTGGGTTCGGAAGTAAAGCTGCTCTTATGTCTGCTGTTATTACTGGTGTTGTTAATGTTGTTGCGACTATGGTTTCTATTTATGGTGTTGATAAGTGGGGGAGAAGACGTCTTTTCTTGGAGGGTGGTGTTCAAATGTTCATTTGTCAG ATAATAGTAGCAGCTTGTATCGGAGCTAAATTTGGAGTAGACGGAACTGCAGGAGATTTGCCGAGATGGTATGCAATAGTTGTGGTGCTTTTCATCTGTGCCTATGTAGCTGGATTTGCGTGGTCTTGGGGTCCTCTCGGGTGGCTAGTGCCGAGTGAAATTTTCCCACTGGAAATCCGATCGGCAGCTCAAAGTGTGAATGTTTCGGTCAACATGTTCTTCACTTTTATTGTGGCACAAATTTTCTTGACAATGCTTTGTCACTTGAAATTCGGGTTGTTCTTGGTGTTTGCGTTCTTTGTTTGTGTTATGTCGGTGTTTGTGTTCTTTTTCTTACCGGAGACAAAAGGAATTCCGATTGAAGAAATGGGTCAAGTTTGGAGGTGTCATTGGTTCTGGTCTAGATTtgttgaagatgaagctgaATACGCCAATCGGAAGATCGAAATGGGCAAAGCCGGACGATAA